One window of the Oxalobacteraceae sp. CFBP 8761 genome contains the following:
- the tuf gene encoding elongation factor Tu (EF-Tu; promotes GTP-dependent binding of aminoacyl-tRNA to the A-site of ribosomes during protein biosynthesis; when the tRNA anticodon matches the mRNA codon, GTP hydrolysis results; the inactive EF-Tu-GDP leaves the ribosome and release of GDP is promoted by elongation factor Ts; many prokaryotes have two copies of the gene encoding EF-Tu): PGHADYIKNMITGAAQMDGAILVCSAADGPMPQTREHILLARQVGVPYIIVFLNKCDLVDDAELLELVEMEVRELLSKYEFPGDDVPIIKGSARMALE; this comes from the coding sequence CCCAGGCCACGCCGACTACATCAAGAACATGATTACCGGTGCTGCGCAGATGGACGGCGCGATCCTGGTGTGCTCGGCCGCTGACGGCCCAATGCCACAGACCCGCGAGCACATCCTGCTGGCCCGTCAGGTTGGCGTTCCATACATCATCGTGTTCCTGAACAAGTGCGACCTGGTCGACGACGCAGAGCTGCTGGAACTGGTCGAAATGGAAGTGCGTGAGCTTCTGTCGAAGTACGAGTTCCCAGGCGACGACGTCCCAATCATCAAGGGTTCGGCACGTATGGCCCTCGAA